TGATATCAGGGAGCAAGCTCCCATCAATCCGCTCGACTTGCATGTATTAGGCACGCCGCCAGCGTTCGTCCTGAGCCAGGATCAAACTCTCCAAGAAAGTTGATTTAGCTCAAAAATGTTACGTTGGCTAGTGTATTATAACCGAAGTTATAAGCACTAAAATTTATTATTGTTGACGTTTGTTTGTTTAGTTTTCAAAGAACAATATTTTCTTTATCGCTCAGAAGCGACTTTATTAATATAACATTTTCGCATCGAAGTGTCAAACACTTTTTTGAAAATATTATTTGTCGTTCATGACGACGTTTTTTATAATATCACGGGATTATTTATTCGTCAACAAATAAATAAAAAAATCCGCCATAACGTGACGGATAAATTATAACACTTATATAATCCATGTCTGAACCGCAACGAGTGCCATTAAGCCCGGAATCCCTAGAAACCCGGAAATGGCTGTAGTAATAAAATTAATCGGAACATTAATTCCATATTGGTTTCCAAAGGTGTTTAAAAAAAACAGAAACATCGCTCCAATTAAAAGCTTAATAACTCCTTGTCCAATATATCGAATTGGTTTAACGGGTGCACCAATAAATAGTAGTAACAGAACTAACCCTACAATGAGAGAGATAATAACAACTGGTTCCAAATAAAAATAACCCCCTACCATAATGTCTTTTACTAGAAGGATATGTACAAGTATCCTAAAAAAGACCATGGTAGAAGGTTTGAAAAATTTATTTCCTTATTGAAATATTTCTGTGTTTCGCTTCTCTTATTAAAAAGAAATATTTTATTTCAGCTAGCTTCGTTTCACTAATAATTTCTTCTGACGGGTCTAAGCATTTTTCAATAAGTGCTTTCTGATTGCTCCAATCGCTTCGAGCAGCAGAAAGCTGATCTAAAAGTTTTTCATCGAATTCTTTTCGAAGACGACCTTTTCTTTGGAAAAACATGAAAATTCCCCCGTGTTTCTAAACTTCTCTTCTTCCTTCTAATGCTTTTGAAAGGGTCACTTCATCCGCATACTCCAAATCACCGCCAACAGGTAAGCCATGTGCAATTCGAGTAATTCTAATACCTGATGGCTTTAATAAGCGAGAGATATACATTGCGGTTGCTTCTCCCTCGATATTAGGGTTCGTAGCAAGTATAACCTCCTCAACGGTTTCATCTTGGAGTCTTTTCAGTAATTCAGGTATTTTAATATCCTCTGGACCAATCCCATCCATTGGTGATATAGCACCATGTAAAACATGATACAAACCGGAAAACTCTCTCATTTTTTCCATTGCAATAACATCTTTTGGATCCTGAACAACACAAATGACCGAACGGTCTCTTCGCTGATCCTCACATATATAACATGGATCTTGATCTGTTATATGACCACAAACAGAACAATAGGTTAGATTTCTTTTAGCATTTACTAAAGCTTTTGCAAAATCTAATACAATATCTTCCTTCATACTTAATACAAAAAACGCCAGTCTTGAAGCCGTTTTGGGGCCAATCCCCGGCAATTTCATAAAGCTGTCAATCAGCTTAGAAATCGGTTCAGGATAATGCATATCTTCTCATTCCTTCTAGAACAATCCAGGAAGGTTCATTCCTTTTGTAAATTGTCCCATTGTGTTGTTTACTAAGTCTTCAGCCTTTTTTAATGCATCGTTTGTTGCAGCTAGCACTAAGTCCTGAAGCATTTCGATATCATCTGGATCCACTGCTTCTGGTTTAATATTAACTTCCACCACTTCTTTATGACCAGTCACAATTACAGTAACGACTCCACCTGCAGTACCTTCGATTCTTTTTCTCCAAGTTCTTCTTGAGCCTTGGCCATTTGTTTTTGCATTTTTTGCATTTGTTTCATCATTCCTTGCATGTTTCCACCGCGCATCATAAATAAAAAACCTCCAATTAATTTAATTTGCTTTATTCTTTAATTTCTACCAATTCCTCACCAAAAAGCCGTTTAGCCTCAGCAATTAATGGATCTTCCGTTTTTTCATTTGACCCATTTTCGGAATCATGGTTTTGACTTGATAAGAAGCTTTCTCGTATATTATGCCATTGATCCTCAGGTACGCCTAGAAATTGCATTCTTTTCCCAAGTAATTCTTCCATGATCTGAGACACTGTTTCGATAAAACGATTGTTATCCATCGCCATTTGACAATGAATTTCATATTTGAACTTAATTATAAACGTATGTTCAGAAGCTGCTACAGGTTCAGCATCGTTTAGTAGGGCAGCCTGTGAGCGCATTTGTCTTTGAGACAACTGGGCAAGCATTTCACCCCACTTACTTTTAATCAAATTTAAATTTGGTTTTGTAGCACTTTTAAGGATTTCATTTATTTTTCCAACTGGGGCTTGAAATCCTTTCCTTGAGCTCCGTTGAGCTGGTTGAGGTGTAGCTGTTGCTTGTTGCTCTATTTGAATACCGGTTGTACTTAAAGTCTTAATTTTTTCTTCTAACTGCTCAATTTTGGTTATCAGCTTATCAATCGTTGGGGATGAAGCAGCTTCTACTAAGTTAGGAGTTTGCTGCAAATGGCAAAGCTTTACGATTGCAACCTCTAAAAAAATTCGTGGATGGTTCGTCCAACGCATCTCCTGTTGAGTTTTATTCAACAATTCAATCAAATCGTAAATACGATTTTGATCAATTTCGTTAGCAATTTGTTTAAAATCCTCATCTGCCATTGCTTTTTCCATTGATTCTTCTAATAATGGAGCCGTTTTATACAATAGCATGTCACGATAATAAAATATAAAATCTTCAATGAATCGTGATGGATCCTTCCCATTTGCCAATAAACTGTCCAACGACTCTAAACCAGCTGCAGTGTCTTGATCTAACATCGCTCTAGCCAACCGATTTAAGAAATCTTGTGATACGGAGCCGGTGACAGTCAATGCATCTTCAAGCGTAAGTCTGTCCTGACTGAACGAAATTGCCTGGTCGAGCAAGCTTAAGGCATCTCTCATTCCACCTTCTGCAGCCTTGGCAATTACATGGAGCGCCTGTTCCTCATAATCAACACCCGTTTCATTGACGATTAGTTTCATTCTGCCGACGATAGACTTTGCTGTAATTCGCTTAAAATCAAAACGTTGACACCTTGAAATAATCGTTAATGGAATTTTATGCGGTTCGGTTGTAGCTAAAATGAAAATAACGTGCTTAGGTGGTTCTTCCAGTGTTTTTAATAATGCATTAAAAGCACCGATGGTTAACATATGTACTTCGTCGACAATATAGACTTTATACTTTACAGAGCTCGGGGCATACTTTACTTTATCACGAATATCGCGAATTTCTTCGACACCATTATTGGATGCAGCATCAATTTCGATCACATCAGGAATCGAGCCATCGGTAATTCCTTTGCAGGATGCGCATTCATTACATGGTTCACTAATCGGAGCTCTTTCGCAATTGACTGCCTTAGCTAAAATTTTTGCAGCACTTGTTTTCCCTGTTCCACGAGGTCCAGAAAAAAGATAAGCATGGGAAATTTTTTGCTGTAGCAGGGCGTTCTGTAAAGTTTTCGTTACATGCTCTTGTCCTACTACATCAATAAATGTTTGCGGACGCCAAACACGATATAAAGCTTGATAACTCACTGACATCGCCCCTTTCCATCAAGTTCAAGGCACAAAAAATAAGCACCCTGCCCAATCTTAATAAACATCTTCTCTATTATAACTTATCCATTTTGGATTTTACAAAACGAATAAGGACAAAAACAAAAAACTCATCTCAAATTTGAGATGAGTTTGGCGTTCGGTATGTATACCGTGCACCCTCCTTCGACTGACGACCATAAGCGTTACTTAAGCAGTTAGCTCGGCCCAGGCAACCCTGCGGCACATGGGAGCTTCCACTTAATGCTGCTTCCTTCCAGGACCTGACATGGTTCATGGATTCCCATTGCGCAGGACCCGGGCGTCAACGCCACTTACTTAAGGCAGACCCTACAGTCAGCCAGCCTCAGTGAGGGGATTCAGCCTCGCTAGAGCGGATTGCGAGTACAGGGCACCGCTACCTCCCCGCTTAGCACGGTAATTAGAAGTATACTAGGATTCGACGGAAAATGCAACGTGTATCAATTGTTAATTAATGTAAGCCCTCTGTTTCAACGGTTTTGAGCTTCTTCTCTGCCTTTTTCCGCTCCCGAATCCCTTTAAAAAAATCCGTCAACAGCTCACCACATTCTTTTTCTAGTACACCAGACACGACTTTACTAC
The DNA window shown above is from Bacillus sp. T3 and carries:
- a CDS encoding pro-sigmaK processing inhibitor BofA family protein — encoded protein: MEPVVIISLIVGLVLLLLFIGAPVKPIRYIGQGVIKLLIGAMFLFFLNTFGNQYGINVPINFITTAISGFLGIPGLMALVAVQTWII
- a CDS encoding YaaL family protein — its product is MFFQRKGRLRKEFDEKLLDQLSAARSDWSNQKALIEKCLDPSEEIISETKLAEIKYFFLIREAKHRNISIRK
- the recR gene encoding recombination mediator RecR, whose amino-acid sequence is MHYPEPISKLIDSFMKLPGIGPKTASRLAFFVLSMKEDIVLDFAKALVNAKRNLTYCSVCGHITDQDPCYICEDQRRDRSVICVVQDPKDVIAMEKMREFSGLYHVLHGAISPMDGIGPEDIKIPELLKRLQDETVEEVILATNPNIEGEATAMYISRLLKPSGIRITRIAHGLPVGGDLEYADEVTLSKALEGRREV
- the dnaX gene encoding DNA polymerase III subunit gamma/tau, whose protein sequence is MSYQALYRVWRPQTFIDVVGQEHVTKTLQNALLQQKISHAYLFSGPRGTGKTSAAKILAKAVNCERAPISEPCNECASCKGITDGSIPDVIEIDAASNNGVEEIRDIRDKVKYAPSSVKYKVYIVDEVHMLTIGAFNALLKTLEEPPKHVIFILATTEPHKIPLTIISRCQRFDFKRITAKSIVGRMKLIVNETGVDYEEQALHVIAKAAEGGMRDALSLLDQAISFSQDRLTLEDALTVTGSVSQDFLNRLARAMLDQDTAAGLESLDSLLANGKDPSRFIEDFIFYYRDMLLYKTAPLLEESMEKAMADEDFKQIANEIDQNRIYDLIELLNKTQQEMRWTNHPRIFLEVAIVKLCHLQQTPNLVEAASSPTIDKLITKIEQLEEKIKTLSTTGIQIEQQATATPQPAQRSSRKGFQAPVGKINEILKSATKPNLNLIKSKWGEMLAQLSQRQMRSQAALLNDAEPVAASEHTFIIKFKYEIHCQMAMDNNRFIETVSQIMEELLGKRMQFLGVPEDQWHNIRESFLSSQNHDSENGSNEKTEDPLIAEAKRLFGEELVEIKE